The segment AGCTTACCTCCAAAGTCAACCGGTAGCGAAACCATCCGCTCAGCTCGGTCTCTGATATCCGCTAGACACGCAGGAGAGAGACTCTTGAGAAGCTGGGGTGGAGGAACAGGCTGGGCAGTGGAAGATGCTAAAGACAAGATCTGGAAACTTCTGGAAGAGTACGAGACGGGAGGAGTGATATCCGAAGCTTGTCAGTGCATACGTGATCTAGGGATGCCGTTTTTCAACCACGAGGTGGTCAAGAAAGCTTTGGTGATGGCCATGGAGAAGAAGAACGATGGGATGCTAAATCTTTTGGAGGAGTGTTTTGCTGAAGGGATCATCACAACTAACCAGATGACAAAAGGGTTTGGTCGTGTCAAAGAGAGTCTTGATGACTTGTCTTTGGACATTCCTTATGCTAAAGAGAAATTTAACTCGTATGTAACGCAAGCTGCCGAGAAGTGTTGGCTACACAGCGGTTTCGGCTGTCCTGCTGCAGATTTTTCCTGACCTGATTCTGAATCTCTCTATGTGTATTATGGTAATACGTAGATATGTATTGTGGAGATGAAGTTTGGTTAGTTTTGAAAGATCAAGGATGgtatgttttcattttaaaggtgttcgttttttttttctgattttacTTGTAGACAGTTGCATCCAGAAAGTATCTTACTGAGTCTGAGATTCAGGAAATATAAGTAGAAGCAATTTACTTAACCTTAGAATATATAAACCCACACTGTTGTCTTGTGTATGCCTGAGCAAAATACAACATTATTTTGAATCCAAAATCATCTTCTAAAAAGTGTTTCAGGAAGTGTCAGACTAATGATATTGTGCAAGTAAACATGTATATATGTTGCTTGTTGTACCAGATTTGGTCTGAAGCCTCCGTGTCCTGACGGGAGAAAATAACCGGGTTACCGGCAATCACATTGGAGAATGGGAACCATTTCTGAGTGTTCCACCAATATGTAAGCCAGGGAGCATGGTGAGCTATTCTAAGAGCCCATTGATCTGCAGGAGACGTTAGAGAGAAAGCATCTTTTGTTATGTCTCTCGGTAAGTTTCTCCACCAGTAGTTAATATCCGGTCCTACAAGCGCCGCTCCTGCTAACCTGTCAACAAAGTCCATAACCAAGTAATTTTTGATGAGTTATTAAGACAATGGCACATTTCATTAAAAGGAATGCTCAAATAAAGTGgttcttttgaaaaaaagataaaattgtattttatggTAATAAATAGATAGATTACACGGTGATTTGGTTAATTTTATCCTCTCTAATAGTTTTGATGTTGCCTAAAAGTTGATTACCTTCATCAAGATGTTTTTCTGCACAAAACTGTATAAACCAAAAAAGATCAGACCCGGTTTTTGATTAGGAAAGTACCTTAACCCGAACAGAACCGGGTGGTTATATCATGTGGTCGTTAGCGCGAGATCGGATAAAGTTAACGAAAATCTCCGACCGTTATTATAACCCTGCAGACGGATATAGAAAGATATATACagtgagaagagagagagactcgaACAATGGCGACTCTGAAATTCTCTCCTTCACCACCTTCTTCTTCAACTCAGCGTAAGCTATCAGCCGCATCATCTTTCATCCCTAACGCGGCGCGTGCCTTCAACGCGACACTTTCTCCGTCCAAGTCGCGGTTCGTGGGTAATAATAATTGCCTCAAAGCAAGACAgcgaataataataatacagaGAGCATCTCGCTCCGGCGGAATCACTTGCtctgcttcatcttcttcaccgGGGAATCTTCCCTCTGCTCTTCTCTTCGACTGCGATGGAGTGCTTGTCGATACCGAGAAGGATGGTCACAGGATCTCCTTCAACGACACTTTCAAAGAGGTCAGTCACACATTCTCccctatatttttttttcttggtgatTCAAAAAATGCAATCTTGAGTGTTTAGTAGTGTCTCGCAGAGAGACTTGGGTGTTACGTGGGATGTTGATCTGTACGGAGAGCTACTGAAAATCGGTGGTGGGAAAGAAAGGTATCTTGATCTAGTTTCAGTTTAGTTCCTGTCCGAATGAAATTTGAGTGAtggctttgttttttttaaattttatgtagGATGACGGCGTATTTTAACAAGGTGGGTTGGCCTGAGAAAGCCCCCAAAGATGAAGCAGAGAGGAAAGCGTTCATAGCTGGCCTTCACAAGCAGAAGACTGAGCTTTTCATGGTTCTCATCGAGAAGAAGCTGCTTCCTCTTCGACCCGGTGTTGCCAAGTTAGTGCATCTCCTAATCCACGTCCTTGTTGAATAACATTAATCTAAGTGGGATTAGGGTCACTATGAACGTTTGTAGTAGTAGTAGGCTAGTTAATTTCTAGTAAATCATATACATATGTTGTGGTTTTGATCAGCTGCGTGTGCTTCGGCTATATCTTAAGTTAACCAAAAGCATTCTTGTGCAGACTGGTTGATCAAGCTCTAACGAATGGAGTAAAAGTCGCCGTGTGCAGCACTTCAAATGAAAAGGCGGTATGACCCCAATCAGGTTCTACTACTTCAGTTTCCAAGGCCACAGTGACTTTATTGATATCAGCATCATGTCCTGATGAGAGTTTAATTCTTTAAAAAGCAGCCTATGCCAGCTGCATCATTATTAACTGTTTTGTATAAAAGAGAAATGTGAATCAGCTTTGATTTACAGGTGTCTGCTATAGTTTCATGCTTGCTTGGACCAGAAAAAGCAGAGAAGATCAAGATATTTGCAGGAGATGTAGTCCCCAAAAAGAAGCCTGACCCGGTAATATACTAACAACTATTTTGTGTGCTTCATCATCTTTGGTTAAAGACATAGAAACTTTTGTTTTGAACAGGCCATCTACAACTTAGCAGCTGAAACCCTTGGAGTTGACCCCTCAAGGTAAGTGTTTCTTTACAGGAGAATGAatcagttgttttttttttcgtttttggtAGAAAATGTTGTGAATAGTTTGGCTCTGTTTATTGATGTGTGCAGATGTGTTGTGGTTGAAGACAGCGCTATCGGGCTAGCAGCTGCAAAAGCTGCGGGAATGACTTGTATAGTTACAAAGAGTGGGTTAGTAGTTTCAGTACATAAGCCATCTTCTGAAATTCTTATCAATCAGAAGATGAGATGAGTGTATTTATTGTTTGGAATGTGCAGATATACGGCGGATGAAGATTTTGTGAACGCAGACGCGGTTTTCGACTGCATTGGAGACCCTCCAGAAGAGAGGTTTGATTTGGCATTCTGTGGAAGCCTTCTGCAGAAACAGTTGGTTTAGTTTAAACCCAAAACCCCACCGATAAAAATGATATTCGGTTGTTTGTATCTCAACGTTGGTGTGTGTATAGATGAAGAGAGAGACATATATATTCATTGTAAAACCATACAGACTCACTCATCAAACTTTCTTCTCCACTGAAACGTATCATGTATCTTCGTTACACATTCCTCAACTGGTCCCATCGCTTGGTTCATAGTAAGAACCAGATCCTTCACCATAATGTTGGCCAACCGTCACAATCTACTGTAGTTTAACTTCTTCTCTCTTCATGCTAGTTTCTGATACGGGAATTAATGTAGTGGTAAGGCTCATCTGAGAAAACAAAGAGATGATATTTGAATTCACCGTCACCCGTCAACACAGAGAAGAAAAGCTGAAAGCATTTTACATTTCATCATCGAAATCAGATGGGTTCGTGAGATATCCACTTTTGGAGTGACAAACTTTATCTCTTGTTTGGATAATGTTTCACCCCCAAAAAAAAGATATGGTCTAGTTTTGATAAAGTCATATATTTTTTGGAACTTTGTTGCTTggatatattttctaaaaacccTGGTTCGGTCTCTTGATGAAGTTTATATCATCTGTTGTGAATTCGGATGTGGTGCTTGATACGGTGTTCTTCAACTGTATGATCAATGCGTATGGTGAGGCTGGTGATCTGGCCACGATGAGATGAAGGAGTTGTACATGCAAATGGAAGAGAGGAAATGTAAGCCTGATAAAATCACTTATGCGACTATGGCCAAGACTTATGCTGCTCATGGGATATTTGATGCAGTCCGTGAACTCGAGAAACAGATGATCTCCACTTGTGAGAGTTCAGgtatcctttttaaaaaaacagcTCCACGTAGTTACTGTAGTCGTGGTTGTTTTCTAAGCTTTGTTTCTTCTATCAGATGATTCAGATGCATTCAATAATCTTTTTGGTTATACCATCTATGTATCAGATGAACTTGTATGTAGCTTGTACACTTCTAAGACCTTTATTATGGGTAGAATTTACTAAAAACAAAAGATGATTAAACTAATGCATTCATAAGACTAAACTAATCAGATGCTTTGAGATATCGTAATTATGCAGAAGTCGGCTCTTTAGACTTGTCAACATAATTTTCTGATCTAAAGGCTTACCTAGCTATTAGctaaattatttctaaaagtGACAATTAGTTTCAGTCTCTTCCATTGGCTTTGATTCCTCCCTTGGATGAAGTTAGTGCAGTTAAAAAAACTCAATCACTTCACTGCTAAAGAGAACAAAGCCCTTGAGGAAAGGGTTCAGAAATATGGCATTAAATGATCCTTGATCAAGAAACATTGCAGCCCGTGTTTGCAAAGAGGACCCAAAAAAATCTCAGCAATTGTTGGAGCAAAATGAAGCATAAGTCTTATGCTACCACCGTTGGAGGGACTGGTCACCAGCGTGGATCACCTCCTTTTCAGATAGAAGAGATTCAGCTGGACGCTTAGCCACTTTCCAGTCATCTGATGGGCGAGCCATTTCCAAAGTAAGAGTTCTTTGTGGCATAGCCTTTTGTCTTTTGAGGTCCGCATAGCTTTTGTTGTAAATATCTAGACTAAACTACATTTTTGTGCGTATTTAAAATTGTGGTCAACCTGGCTGGATTTGGTTTACAGGGGGCAAGTTTCAATGCGATCTTTGTGCAAGCGGTCAATATTACCCTCCTAATCCACAAAGTTAAAAAATTTGATCAATCAAGAACATTCTCTTGTTTGGATAATGTttcaaccccccccccccccccaccccaaAAGATATGGTTTGGCTTtgataaagttatattttttttttggaaatcttgTTGCTTGGTCTCTTATCAGCAGCGATCACTTATCGGTTATTCACATAAATCTCTCGCACACTAGCAATTCTGAAAGCATGTTTCATCTCTTTGTTTCGTCATTaatcatattaaaaagaatCCCTTAGAAttaacaaattaagaaaatatataaaaatagaaagtatactaaaacatatttatgttaatattatttagGAACATGGTTTCTATAATTTTGCAttcaatttgttttattttttttagtaatttgtttttgtttaatgtttttaaattatgttaGTGGTTGTTTCCTATTTCTTATTTACAACTTTCCGAAAATATTATGACTTCCATAACTAATTactttatatctttttaagatcgatatttatttttataattatcgTGAGTATCAAAAAAAATCTcgaaagaaaaaagtaaaattttatgtataaatgtTATTTCACAAAACAGAGATATCTTCTAagtaaatttcaaatttcataatttattgaataatttaaaagaatatataaaacatggtctcacaaaaaaaaattgttttgaataaattcttatttcataaaaattaaacaaaggTAAAACTATTTGATTTAACTTTTGAATAATATACTATTTcctgtttataaataaaagttctCTTCGTTTTATTGTATGTTAatctctttttattatattgattatttctttctgaaattatataatatcaaaagaaaatatactaGACTCGTTAGTAAGATATTTAGTATAAAAAGGGTATATGAACCTTGAATATTCTAAGATTTCACATTATAaagatggattttttttttttgaattgtgcCGAAACAATTGATAGAGAGTTTGGTGACTATTAAAATAGTGAAAAACTTTGAAGACTAATATAagtcaatttaaaatataattgttaatgagttattgtttattcagttttgcGTTATTCATCCCTGAAACCATTTTTGGTTTGAAAATATGCCAATTCTCCAAAATAGATTATTTTCAATTAATTGTTGTAGAAAAAATTCTAAAGaagaaaatgactaaaatatttttaatagaaaaaaagattttatattctagatatataaatacaaatacaaagataaaaaaaatatttttttattgttttggattagatgttttcaaatttaattttgaataaatttttcgatcttttttcttcaaattttctttttaaattcgaaaatatttttttaactatttttaaaaatttcatttcaaaattttaatactatttttttgttttataaaattttaaacttcaaTCCCAATCTTTACCCTTTAACTCTTAATCCTAAGATATAGATTAGTTAATCCAAAGGTTATTAGtgtatatttatctttttaatgaaatatattggttattttgattttttgagtAGTGATATTCTAAGGTATTTCTcttgaaattattaaaatatagttattttttttgtcaacaatatatataattatatttactaaaaGAAGTTTCCAAAACCTCTTTGCCTATACAGTTTAAGTCTAgtttaaaaagcaaaaaaaaaacaataacaaaatttaaaaaaaaacagagaaagaaagcAGAATCTCTAGCTCTGCCCAAACCCAAGCCctggaaggaaaaaaaaaagaagaaaaacaaaatttcctctgtttctttttaataGAACGTACAATAAAAACAGAGAGTCACAAAAGAAACGAGATCAAAGCCCATCGTTTTCCTCGAGGAAAAGCAGTAAATACCAAATTAAAACCCCTCCATCATCCTCTTGGAGAGGCTATAGGTAGTGGACGAGACTGTCGAATCTCTTCCTCCCTTTTTTTTccttacaactttttttttgttctgttttgtgtTGGTTCTTTCCTCTGTAATGACGgtttcataaacaaaaaacaaaaaacagattCTGAAACCCTTAAAGCTAACACATTTTCCACAGAAAAGGTTTCTCTTTTATTGTTCTGTCTGTACGAGAGTGAGAGAGAGGTATGTCTGAGCAGAGCACAGACGTGTTCCCATGGCTGAAATCGTTACCAGTAGCCCCAGAGTTCCGACCAACTGTAGCAGAGTTCCAAGATCCCATCGCCTACATTTTCAAGATAGAAGAGGAAGCTTCCAGGTACGGAATCTGCAAGATTCTCCCTCCCCTCCCTCCTCCTTCCAAGAAAACCACCGTCTCTAACCTCAACCGCTCTCTGGCCGCGAGTGCGTCGGCTCGCAACGGCGCGTGCGATTACGACGGTAGCCCCGCGTTCGCCACGCGCCAGCAGCAGGTCGGGTTCTGCCCCAGGAAGCAGCGGCCCGTGCAGAGACCCGTGTGGCAGAGCGGGGAGCGTTACAGTTTCGGCGAGTTCGAGGCCAAAGCCAAGACCTTTGAGAAGAGCTATCTCAAGAGATGCTGCGGCGGTGGTAGAAAGAGCCAGCAGCTCTCTGCTCTGGAGATCGAAACCCTTTACTGGAGAGCCACCGTGGACAAACCCTTCACCGTCGAGTACGCGAACGACATGCCTGGCTCTGCATTTATCCCTCTGAGTCTAGCAGCAGCGAGGAGGAGGGAGTACGGTGGTAGCGATGGAGGAAGTGTCGGCGAGACGGCTTGGAACATGAGAGCGATGGCTAGAGCGGAAGGGTCGTTGCTTAGGTTCATGAAAGAGGAGATCCCTGGTGTCACTTCTCCGATGGTGTATGTTGCTATGATGTTTAGCTGGTTTGCTTGGCATGTGGAGGACCATGACCTTCATAGTCTCAATTACTTGCATATGGGTGCTGGTAAGACTTGGTACGGCGTGCCGAAAGATGCTGCTTTGGCTTTTGAGGAGGTTGTTAGGGATCATGGTTATGGAGGAGAGCTTAATCCTCTTGGTGAGTTTTCTTTCTCCACCAAAAATCCTTATTGCTATGTGATACTCTGTTACATTGGCTTATGGTAACTGTATGCAAGTAAACTAAATAGTAATGACTCTTTGTTTTGTCTTCTCAGTGGCATTTTCTACTCTTGGTGAGAAGACAACTGTGATGTCTCCTGAAGTATTTGTTAAAGCTGGAATACCTTGTTGCAGGTTAGCTGTTTTTTGTCTGTGTGCTCTGTTTATCTCATGATCTTGTTGTCTCTcatctattaaaataaacaatcaaTTCTGTTCAATTGCAGGTTAGTGCAAAATCCTGGAGAGTATGTCGTCACTTTTCCAAGAGCATATCATTCAGGGTTTAGTCACGGTGAGTGAGCAACCACCTTTAAGTGTCTTCTAGTTAATCACTTTGAAGCATgttatatccaaaatataaatctttgAGATATGATGTGTTTAGGATTCAATTGTGGAGAAGCATCTAACATTGCAACTCCCGAATGGCTGAGAGTGGCGAAAGAGGCTGCCATACGGAGAGCAGCAATAAGTTACCCTCCGATGGTTTCTCATCTCCAGTTACTTTATGACTATGCATTGTCTCTAGGTTCAAGGTAAATCCTATCTCTTTTTCATAGTCACTCTCCAACTTTTAAGCTCCTTGAAAGTTTCATTTTAAAGTGTCATCATCACTCATTTGCAGAGTGCCAACAAGCATCCACGCCAAGCCGCGGAGTTCTAGACTCAAAGATAAGAAAAGAAGTGAAGGAGAAAAATTGTGTAAAGAGCTGTTTGCGC is part of the Raphanus sativus cultivar WK10039 chromosome 5, ASM80110v3, whole genome shotgun sequence genome and harbors:
- the LOC108829163 gene encoding CBBY-like protein; the protein is MATLKFSPSPPSSSTQRKLSAASSFIPNAARAFNATLSPSKSRFVGNNNCLKARQRIIIIQRASRSGGITCSASSSSPGNLPSALLFDCDGVLVDTEKDGHRISFNDTFKERDLGVTWDVDLYGELLKIGGGKERMTAYFNKVGWPEKAPKDEAERKAFIAGLHKQKTELFMVLIEKKLLPLRPGVAKLVDQALTNGVKVAVCSTSNEKAVSAIVSCLLGPEKAEKIKIFAGDVVPKKKPDPAIYNLAAETLGVDPSRCVVVEDSAIGLAAAKAAGMTCIVTKSGYTADEDFVNADAVFDCIGDPPEERFDLAFCGSLLQKQLV